From one Nonomuraea polychroma genomic stretch:
- a CDS encoding recombinase family protein, producing MAWIELPRPATAGAEPAGHVRIGYARASTVRQSLDTQLDGLQAAGVTRVLAEKISTRATTRPELDKAVALARELRSAEVAVTLVVHEHKRPGRGLDLAALAEQLRAAGIALEFLTGELQGSHDPSGVMFTVLAALSGMEREYIRDRTLEGHESARSRGKAIGGAAVTDESMLSMALHLRDQHLSLRDIAARLVITKGKKKSRHPSVATVLRMLRDHDDAAAG from the coding sequence ATGGCCTGGATCGAGCTGCCCCGCCCGGCCACGGCGGGCGCCGAGCCGGCCGGGCACGTGCGGATCGGCTACGCCCGCGCCTCCACCGTCCGCCAGTCCCTGGACACCCAGCTCGACGGGCTCCAGGCCGCCGGCGTCACCCGCGTCTTGGCCGAGAAGATCTCCACCCGCGCCACCACCCGCCCCGAACTCGACAAGGCCGTCGCCCTGGCCCGCGAGCTCCGCTCGGCGGAGGTCGCGGTCACGCTCGTGGTACACGAGCACAAACGGCCCGGCCGCGGCCTCGACCTCGCCGCCCTGGCCGAGCAACTGCGCGCCGCCGGCATTGCCCTGGAGTTCCTCACCGGCGAGCTGCAGGGCAGCCACGACCCCTCCGGCGTCATGTTCACCGTGCTCGCCGCCCTCTCAGGGATGGAACGCGAATACATCCGCGACCGCACCCTGGAAGGCCACGAATCCGCCCGCAGCCGCGGCAAGGCCATCGGCGGCGCCGCCGTCACCGACGAATCCATGCTCTCCATGGCCCTGCACCTGCGCGACCAGCACCTTAGCCTGCGCGACATCGCCGCCCGCCTTGTCATCACCAAGGGCAAGAAGAAGAGCCGTCACCCCTCGGTGGCCACCGTCCTGCGCATGCTTCGCGATCACGACGATGCCGCCGCAGGGTGA
- a CDS encoding PadR family transcriptional regulator — translation MKPVRLLVLGALRRRGRAHGYQVRADLESWGAHEWSTATSGSVYHALKSMAGQGLLVTHETVASEAGGPPRIEYELTQQGEREYLDLLGQALADREPSLDVLGAAVGLIEDLPRERALELLRERARAMREWRASITAYLPEGTDLATWGPVGEVLSLWLSTADAGAQWTDRMIRRLEEGAFTMAGE, via the coding sequence ATGAAGCCGGTACGGCTGCTGGTCCTGGGCGCGCTGCGCAGACGCGGGCGCGCCCACGGTTACCAGGTCCGCGCGGATCTGGAGTCGTGGGGCGCGCACGAGTGGTCGACCGCCACCTCGGGCTCGGTCTATCACGCGCTCAAGAGCATGGCCGGTCAGGGCCTGCTGGTGACGCACGAGACGGTCGCCTCCGAGGCCGGGGGACCGCCGCGGATCGAGTACGAGCTGACCCAGCAGGGCGAGCGGGAGTACCTCGACCTGCTGGGTCAGGCGCTGGCCGACCGCGAGCCGAGCCTGGACGTGCTGGGCGCCGCTGTCGGCCTCATCGAGGACCTTCCCCGGGAGCGGGCCCTGGAGTTGCTGCGCGAGCGGGCCCGCGCCATGCGCGAGTGGCGCGCGAGCATCACCGCGTACCTGCCCGAGGGCACGGATCTGGCGACCTGGGGCCCGGTCGGCGAGGTGCTGTCCCTGTGGCTGAGCACCGCCGACGCCGGCGCCCAGTGGACCGACCGGATGATCCGCCGCCTGGAAGAGGGCGCGTTCACCATGGCCGGCGAATAG
- a CDS encoding VOC family protein: protein MANEIAIPLLPCRSIDEMVDFYTMLGFRRIYYQVRPNPYVLLKREDLQLGFFGMPEAFKPEDSYGTCVIVVPDTGELFEAFAAGMRAAHGKLLVSGIPRMTRPRRRKNDGNHSGFAVIDPGGNWIRFMAARPLPEKEEATSRLTASLNRAVVMGDSHGKHERAAEILDGALERDKDTASAAELLEALVYRAELAVRAKDHAAAGHALARARALTLTEAEREQLAQSLAAIDDLEAVLGL, encoded by the coding sequence ATGGCCAACGAGATCGCCATACCGCTGCTTCCCTGCCGCTCCATCGACGAGATGGTCGACTTCTACACGATGCTCGGTTTCCGCCGGATCTACTACCAGGTCCGGCCGAACCCGTACGTGTTGCTCAAGCGCGAGGATCTCCAGCTGGGCTTCTTCGGCATGCCGGAGGCGTTCAAGCCCGAAGACTCCTACGGGACCTGCGTGATCGTCGTGCCGGACACCGGAGAGCTGTTCGAGGCGTTCGCCGCGGGCATGCGCGCGGCGCACGGCAAGCTCCTGGTCTCCGGCATCCCCCGGATGACCCGGCCGCGCAGGCGGAAGAACGACGGCAACCACTCCGGCTTCGCCGTCATCGACCCCGGCGGCAACTGGATCCGCTTCATGGCCGCCCGCCCCCTGCCGGAGAAGGAGGAGGCCACGAGCAGGCTCACCGCCTCGCTGAACCGGGCGGTCGTGATGGGCGACTCCCACGGCAAGCACGAGCGGGCGGCCGAGATCCTGGACGGCGCCCTGGAGCGGGACAAGGACACCGCGTCGGCGGCCGAGCTGCTGGAGGCGCTGGTCTACCGGGCCGAGCTCGCCGTCCGCGCCAAGGACCACGCCGCCGCCGGGCACGCCCTGGCCCGGGCGCGCGCCCTCACCCTGACCGAGGCAGAACGCGAGCAGCTCGCCCAGTCCCTGGCGGCCATCGACGACCTCGAGGCCGTGCTAGGTCTCTGA
- a CDS encoding VOC family protein, with product MHRSRVYALLIDTPSPEADRAAAFWAAALGATARPLQGEEQFTSLHQAIPGLVTAVQAVDDAPRFHLDIETDDVEAETARLLGLGATQVSQWMECRVLRAPGGHLLCVLPVESDREVFEAQANTWP from the coding sequence GTGCATCGCAGCCGCGTCTACGCCCTCCTCATCGACACCCCCTCGCCCGAAGCCGACCGGGCCGCGGCCTTCTGGGCGGCCGCGCTCGGCGCCACCGCCCGTCCCCTCCAGGGCGAGGAGCAGTTCACCTCGCTCCACCAGGCGATTCCCGGCCTCGTCACGGCCGTCCAGGCGGTCGACGACGCTCCCCGCTTCCACCTCGACATCGAGACGGACGACGTGGAGGCCGAGACCGCGCGCCTGCTGGGGCTCGGCGCGACCCAGGTGTCGCAGTGGATGGAGTGCCGGGTCCTCCGCGCTCCTGGCGGCCACCTGCTGTGCGTGCTGCCCGTGGAGAGCGACAGGGAGGTGTTCGAGGCCCAGGCCAACACCTGGCCCTGA
- a CDS encoding SDR family oxidoreductase, with protein sequence MRILVTGATGTLGRALVPALVKAGHQVRALSRTKRESRGNVEWMWGDLFSGHGVPEAVAGVEAIAHLATSGRKGRGAVDIPGTRLLVMAAREAGIGHLLLTSMVGADRAPIGYLRYKLEAERLVEESGLGWTVLRATPFHQWLQQRLRDFSALPVLPVDPTVPWQPVHTGEVAARAADLLAGGPQGIEIEYGGPEVLDTAELTRTWLDAQHLRRACLRMRYPGRLYAAMRADLLTTDATPKGKITWQDYLAPPPPVLSDDFASEHTASPTSPATQPEQDPDRHVYGGDEGYERPTRG encoded by the coding sequence ATGCGCATTTTGGTCACGGGAGCCACGGGCACGCTGGGCAGGGCCTTGGTGCCCGCGCTGGTCAAGGCGGGCCATCAGGTGCGGGCGTTGAGCCGTACCAAGAGGGAGAGCCGCGGGAACGTCGAGTGGATGTGGGGCGACCTGTTCTCCGGCCACGGCGTGCCGGAGGCCGTCGCCGGCGTGGAGGCGATCGCGCACCTGGCCACGAGCGGCCGCAAGGGGCGCGGCGCCGTGGACATCCCGGGCACCCGCCTGCTCGTGATGGCCGCCCGCGAGGCCGGGATCGGGCACCTGCTGCTCACCTCGATGGTCGGCGCGGACCGTGCGCCCATCGGCTACCTCAGGTACAAGCTGGAGGCCGAGCGCCTGGTCGAAGAGAGCGGCCTGGGCTGGACGGTCCTCCGTGCCACGCCGTTCCACCAGTGGCTGCAGCAGCGGCTGCGGGACTTCTCCGCACTCCCGGTGCTGCCGGTCGACCCGACCGTGCCCTGGCAGCCGGTCCACACGGGCGAGGTCGCCGCCCGAGCGGCCGACCTGCTCGCCGGCGGCCCGCAGGGCATCGAGATCGAGTATGGGGGCCCGGAGGTGCTCGACACCGCCGAGCTGACCCGGACCTGGCTGGACGCCCAGCACCTGCGCCGCGCCTGCCTGCGCATGCGTTACCCCGGACGTCTGTACGCGGCCATGCGCGCCGACCTCCTGACCACGGACGCGACGCCCAAGGGCAAGATCACCTGGCAGGACTATCTGGCCCCGCCCCCGCCGGTCCTCTCGGACGACTTCGCCTCCGAGCACACCGCCTCGCCCACCAGCCCGGCCACCCAGCCGGAGCAGGACCCGGACCGGCACGTCTACGGCGGCGACGAGGGTTACGAACGCCCGACCCGCGGCTGA
- a CDS encoding IclR family transcriptional regulator produces the protein MSGGSRQPGRTVTSKVLALLGAFDAAHPQLTLTDLARRSGVPLSTAHRLVAELEEWQALSRDADGRLRVGLRLWELGQLAPSRLVSLAHPWLQELFVTTGENVHLAVRDGLEVLYVDKVYGRRAVPIVSRTGGRLPMHPTGVGKALLAYEPDWFVKSYLARKLERPTPHTITEPGRLARELAAVRAQGYAFTYEEMTLGSCSAAAPILVDGRAVAAVGIVVSSRRARELPRLIDPLRNAAAGIAKASPPSSGSGP, from the coding sequence ATGTCAGGCGGATCCCGCCAGCCAGGCCGCACCGTGACGTCCAAGGTGCTGGCCCTCCTCGGCGCGTTCGACGCCGCTCACCCGCAGCTCACGCTGACCGACCTGGCCAGGCGCAGCGGGGTTCCGCTGAGCACGGCGCACCGGCTGGTGGCCGAGCTGGAGGAGTGGCAGGCGCTCAGCCGCGACGCCGACGGGCGGCTGCGGGTGGGGCTGCGGCTGTGGGAGCTGGGCCAGCTCGCCCCCAGCAGGCTGGTGAGCCTGGCGCATCCGTGGTTGCAGGAGCTGTTCGTCACCACGGGCGAGAACGTGCACCTGGCCGTCCGCGACGGGCTCGAGGTGCTGTACGTCGACAAGGTGTACGGCCGCCGCGCCGTCCCCATCGTCTCCAGGACCGGCGGCCGGCTGCCCATGCACCCGACGGGCGTGGGCAAGGCGCTGCTGGCGTACGAGCCGGACTGGTTCGTCAAGTCCTACCTGGCCCGCAAGCTCGAGCGTCCCACCCCGCACACGATCACCGAGCCTGGCCGGCTGGCCAGGGAGCTGGCCGCGGTCCGGGCCCAGGGGTACGCGTTCACGTACGAGGAGATGACGCTGGGCTCGTGCTCGGCGGCCGCGCCGATCCTGGTGGACGGCCGGGCCGTGGCCGCCGTGGGCATCGTGGTGTCCTCACGGCGCGCCCGCGAGCTGCCCCGCCTCATCGATCCCCTGCGGAACGCCGCCGCGGGCATAGCGAAAGCTAGTCCCCCATCCTCTGGATCCGGTCCTTGA
- a CDS encoding DUF6401 family natural product biosynthesis protein gives MGSDPGLVAAVDQHAAVLRDAIPLDRETLGDYLLGFLDELRQRGWAFTGEHAEPAALRLTAVCWLARERGFLSDELPA, from the coding sequence ATGGGCAGCGACCCAGGGCTGGTCGCGGCCGTGGACCAGCACGCAGCGGTGCTGCGTGACGCGATCCCGCTGGATCGCGAGACCCTGGGCGACTACCTGCTCGGCTTCCTCGACGAGCTCCGCCAGCGCGGCTGGGCCTTCACCGGCGAGCACGCGGAGCCGGCGGCCCTGCGGCTGACGGCGGTCTGCTGGCTCGCCCGCGAGCGCGGCTTCCTGAGCGACGAACTGCCCGCCTGA
- a CDS encoding pentapeptide repeat-containing protein produces the protein MVSAHPDSLLGRLAQAGRPRRPWLRVSVSPWWARVLIAARARPVPAPADSMTMTFRPGLSLRDMNLASADLAGADLRDVNLIHANLFDADLAGADLRDADLTRANLFDANLARANLSDANLLGANLSDANLARANLSDANLVGANLTNANLDRAELTRADLTGAILTHANLTGAKLAQANLIGADLRDAILPGATLDRANLPGAILTHADLASAELSGALLTGVDLAGATLSVSKSRTRISGVVCTRALRGGVPTANGR, from the coding sequence ATGGTCTCGGCACACCCTGACAGCCTGCTTGGCCGCCTGGCCCAGGCGGGCCGGCCGCGCCGCCCCTGGCTGCGTGTGAGCGTCTCGCCCTGGTGGGCCCGGGTGCTCATAGCCGCGAGAGCCCGGCCGGTGCCAGCACCGGCAGACAGCATGACCATGACGTTCAGACCGGGGCTGAGCCTGCGTGATATGAACCTGGCCAGCGCGGATCTGGCTGGCGCGGACCTGCGTGACGTGAACCTGATCCACGCGAACCTGTTCGATGCGGATCTGGCCGGCGCGGACCTGCGTGACGCGGACCTGACCCGCGCGAACCTGTTCGACGCGAACTTGGCTCGAGCGAACCTGAGTGACGCGAACCTGCTCGGTGCGAATCTGAGTGACGCGAACCTGGCCCGCGCCAACCTGAGCGACGCGAACCTGGTCGGTGCGAACCTGACCAACGCGAACCTGGACCGTGCAGAACTGACCCGCGCGGACCTGACCGGTGCGATCCTGACCCACGCGAACCTGACCGGTGCCAAATTGGCCCAGGCGAACCTGATCGGCGCGGACCTCCGCGACGCGATCTTGCCCGGCGCGACCCTGGATCGCGCGAACCTGCCCGGCGCAATCCTCACTCACGCGGACCTGGCCAGCGCCGAGCTGAGCGGCGCCCTCTTGACCGGCGTGGACCTGGCCGGAGCGACGTTGTCGGTTTCGAAGTCGCGTACACGGATATCAGGAGTCGTCTGCACACGCGCGCTGAGGGGCGGAGTGCCGACGGCGAATGGGCGGTAG
- a CDS encoding thiamine pyrophosphate-dependent enzyme encodes MARIASESLIERLVEWGVDTVFGLPGDGINGIMEGLRRHRDRVRFVLVHHEEAAAFMATGYAKATGRIGVCLATSGPGGIHLLNGLYDAKLDHVPVLAITGMQETSVLGTGYQQEVHLDRLFADVAEYNMMITNPAQLPSLVDQAVRTAYARRGVSHLTLPNDIQVAEADADPYKHVAPVRLPQTAPVYLQSSGIPRQEDVEWAAEVLNRAERPAMLVGQGALHARQEVLAVAEALGAPVVKTLPGKAVIPDDSPYTTGGIGLLGTRPSEELMEEADVLFMVGTNFPYSKFLPEPGKVRVVQFEAEPTRAGARIATDVPVVCDAKEGLAALLPLLSRRDDTAHLAKYQRMTAEWRADMDALENPERDPIAPQYPVSILDELAADDAIMTCDSGTVATWAARHWTVRGGREFYLSGTLASMANGLPYAIAMQHAFPGRQVIAYVGDGGFSMLMAEFLTAVQQRLPIKVIVNNNNSLGQILWEQMVLGYPEHGVRYAEPEADFSAWARSCGGFGAKVTKADDVGLTIGQALAHDGPALVDVDVNPNEPPLPAKVSYEQAKNFAQAFLKGQPHRAAIATTLFKDRIQRMGD; translated from the coding sequence ATGGCTCGAATCGCATCGGAATCCCTGATCGAACGGCTCGTCGAGTGGGGCGTGGACACCGTCTTCGGCCTGCCGGGCGACGGCATCAACGGCATCATGGAGGGACTGCGGCGCCACCGAGACCGGGTGCGCTTCGTCCTCGTCCACCACGAAGAGGCCGCGGCCTTCATGGCGACCGGCTACGCCAAGGCCACCGGGCGCATCGGGGTCTGCCTGGCCACCTCGGGGCCGGGCGGGATCCACCTGCTCAACGGGCTCTACGACGCCAAGCTCGACCACGTGCCCGTGCTGGCGATCACCGGCATGCAGGAGACCTCCGTGCTCGGCACCGGCTACCAGCAGGAAGTCCATCTGGACAGGCTGTTCGCCGACGTGGCCGAGTACAACATGATGATCACCAATCCGGCGCAGCTGCCGTCGCTGGTGGATCAGGCGGTCAGGACGGCGTACGCGCGGCGCGGGGTCTCCCATCTGACCCTGCCCAACGACATCCAGGTGGCCGAGGCGGACGCGGACCCGTACAAGCACGTGGCGCCGGTCAGGCTGCCGCAGACCGCGCCCGTCTACCTGCAGTCGTCCGGCATCCCCCGGCAGGAGGACGTCGAGTGGGCGGCCGAGGTGCTCAACCGGGCCGAGCGCCCCGCCATGCTGGTCGGGCAGGGCGCGCTGCACGCCCGGCAGGAGGTGCTGGCCGTGGCCGAGGCCCTCGGCGCGCCCGTGGTCAAGACGTTGCCCGGCAAGGCCGTCATCCCGGACGACTCGCCGTACACGACCGGCGGGATCGGGCTGCTCGGCACCCGGCCGAGTGAAGAGCTCATGGAAGAAGCCGACGTGCTGTTCATGGTGGGCACGAACTTCCCGTACTCGAAGTTCCTGCCGGAGCCGGGCAAGGTGCGGGTGGTGCAGTTCGAGGCGGAGCCGACCAGGGCGGGGGCGCGGATCGCGACCGACGTGCCGGTCGTGTGCGACGCCAAGGAGGGGCTGGCGGCGCTGCTGCCGCTGCTGTCCCGCCGGGACGACACCGCTCATCTGGCGAAATATCAGCGGATGACGGCCGAGTGGCGGGCCGACATGGACGCGCTGGAGAACCCCGAGCGCGACCCGATCGCCCCGCAGTACCCCGTCTCCATCCTCGACGAGCTCGCCGCCGACGACGCCATCATGACGTGCGACAGCGGCACTGTCGCCACCTGGGCGGCCCGGCACTGGACGGTCCGCGGCGGGCGCGAGTTCTACCTGTCCGGCACGCTGGCCTCGATGGCGAACGGGTTGCCGTACGCGATCGCGATGCAGCACGCCTTCCCGGGCCGGCAGGTCATCGCGTACGTCGGCGACGGCGGCTTCTCGATGCTCATGGCCGAGTTCCTGACGGCGGTCCAGCAGCGGCTGCCGATCAAGGTGATCGTCAACAACAACAACTCGCTCGGCCAGATCCTGTGGGAGCAGATGGTGCTGGGCTACCCCGAGCACGGCGTACGGTACGCGGAGCCGGAGGCCGACTTCTCGGCCTGGGCCCGCTCGTGCGGCGGATTCGGGGCCAAGGTCACCAAAGCGGACGACGTGGGCCTGACCATCGGGCAGGCGCTCGCGCACGACGGCCCGGCGCTGGTGGACGTGGACGTCAACCCCAACGAGCCGCCCCTGCCCGCCAAGGTCTCCTACGAGCAGGCCAAGAACTTCGCCCAGGCCTTCCTCAAGGGGCAGCCGCACCGGGCCGCCATCGCCACCACGCTGTTCAAGGACCGGATCCAGAGGATGGGGGACTAG
- a CDS encoding cytoplasmic protein, translating to MDHDPTTTNPDLYKLIFENERIRVLEYKDKPGDKTTPHRHPDSVIYTLSSFKRRVAAGARQVDVELQAGQVRWVGAQEHSGENIGDTDTHTIFVELKEPLPSGSPTPDSPLGPSTT from the coding sequence ATGGACCACGATCCCACCACAACCAATCCCGACCTCTATAAACTGATCTTCGAGAACGAGCGCATCCGGGTACTGGAGTACAAGGACAAGCCGGGCGACAAGACCACACCCCATCGGCATCCCGACAGCGTCATTTACACGCTGAGTTCCTTCAAGAGAAGGGTCGCGGCCGGCGCCCGGCAGGTGGATGTCGAGCTCCAAGCCGGGCAGGTGCGATGGGTCGGCGCTCAAGAGCATTCCGGCGAGAACATCGGCGACACCGACACACACACGATCTTCGTTGAGCTGAAGGAACCACTCCCGAGCGGCTCGCCAACGCCTGACAGCCCCCTGGGGCCCAGTACCACCTGA
- the pobA gene encoding 4-hydroxybenzoate 3-monooxygenase, whose product MRTQVGIIGAGPAGLLLSHLLHLRGISSVVLEKRSRDYVERRVRAGVLEQGTVDTLIQAGVGERMLREGLPHHGIELRYGGSGHRIPFEKLVPGRSITVYGQQEVVKDLIAARLAAGGDVRFEVEDVAVHGLEPGPDTGPYVTFGGERLDCDVIAGCDGFHGVSRPSIPEGVLTVFEREYPFAWLGILANVTPSSEELIYTRTERGFALHSMRSPTVSRFYLQVPADTRIEDWPDERIWDELKARLESVPGFTLTTGEITEKGVTPMRSFVVEPMQYGRLYLAGDAAHIVPPTGAKGLNLAVADVRVLTEALDAYFSDGSTALLDGYSEACLKRVWRAQHFSWWMTTLLHTFEDDDAYGRRLQLSYLDYVTSSEAAATTLAENYVGLPYGG is encoded by the coding sequence ATGCGAACTCAGGTCGGGATCATCGGCGCGGGCCCCGCTGGCCTGCTGCTGTCTCATTTGCTCCACCTCCGCGGCATCTCCTCCGTGGTGCTGGAGAAGCGCAGCCGCGACTACGTCGAGCGGCGGGTGCGGGCCGGCGTGCTGGAGCAGGGCACGGTCGACACCCTCATCCAGGCGGGCGTCGGCGAGCGCATGCTGCGCGAAGGGCTGCCGCACCACGGCATCGAGCTCAGGTACGGCGGCTCCGGCCACCGCATCCCGTTCGAGAAGCTCGTCCCCGGCAGGTCGATCACCGTGTACGGGCAGCAGGAAGTGGTCAAGGACCTGATCGCGGCCAGGCTGGCGGCGGGCGGCGACGTACGGTTCGAGGTGGAGGACGTGGCCGTGCACGGGCTGGAGCCAGGGCCGGACACGGGGCCGTATGTGACCTTCGGCGGCGAGCGGCTCGACTGCGACGTGATCGCCGGCTGTGACGGTTTCCACGGCGTGTCCCGCCCGTCCATCCCCGAGGGTGTCCTGACCGTTTTCGAGCGGGAATATCCCTTCGCCTGGCTCGGCATCCTGGCCAACGTGACGCCGTCGTCGGAGGAGCTCATCTACACCAGGACCGAGCGCGGCTTCGCGCTGCACAGCATGCGCTCGCCCACCGTCAGCCGCTTCTACCTGCAGGTCCCGGCCGACACCCGGATAGAGGACTGGCCGGACGAGCGGATCTGGGACGAGCTGAAGGCCAGGCTGGAGAGCGTGCCCGGCTTCACGCTGACCACCGGGGAGATCACCGAGAAGGGCGTCACGCCGATGCGGTCCTTCGTGGTCGAACCCATGCAGTACGGGCGGCTCTACCTGGCCGGGGACGCCGCCCACATCGTGCCGCCCACCGGGGCGAAGGGCCTCAACCTGGCCGTGGCCGACGTGCGCGTGCTGACCGAGGCGCTGGACGCGTACTTCTCGGACGGCTCCACCGCGCTGCTGGACGGATACTCGGAGGCGTGTCTCAAGCGGGTGTGGCGAGCGCAACACTTCTCATGGTGGATGACGACGTTGCTGCACACGTTCGAGGACGACGACGCCTATGGGAGGCGGCTGCAGCTGTCGTATCTGGACTACGTCACTTCATCGGAGGCGGCGGCCACGACATTGGCGGAGAACTACGTCGGGCTGCCATATGGCGGCTGA
- a CDS encoding TetR/AcrR family transcriptional regulator, which produces MSVPYELGGRHQQKARTRQALISATRELLTQGVIPTVEQAAATAGISRTTAYRYFPNQRTLLLAAHPETQQQSLLPEHAPSDPQARLDLVMEAFTRITVEWEPQLRTSLRLSLEPVPDTEQPVLRGGRAIGWIEDALAPLRETNPEIDVHRLAVAIRSASGIEALIWLTDIAGLSREEAVETMSWSAHALLQAALAGATPPQS; this is translated from the coding sequence ATGTCAGTACCATATGAGTTGGGTGGCCGTCATCAGCAGAAGGCTCGCACGCGCCAAGCGCTCATCTCGGCCACGCGCGAGCTGCTGACGCAAGGGGTCATCCCCACCGTGGAGCAGGCCGCAGCCACAGCAGGGATCTCCCGGACGACGGCGTACCGGTACTTCCCCAATCAGCGCACGCTGCTGCTTGCCGCACATCCCGAGACCCAGCAGCAGTCGCTGCTGCCCGAGCATGCGCCCAGCGATCCGCAGGCCCGGCTCGACCTGGTCATGGAGGCTTTCACCCGGATCACGGTCGAGTGGGAACCACAACTGCGCACCTCGCTGCGCCTGTCGCTGGAACCCGTCCCCGACACCGAGCAGCCGGTTCTCCGCGGAGGGCGAGCCATCGGCTGGATCGAGGACGCCCTGGCGCCTCTGCGCGAGACCAACCCCGAGATCGACGTGCATCGGCTCGCCGTGGCGATCCGATCCGCCAGCGGCATCGAAGCGCTGATATGGCTCACCGACATCGCCGGCCTCTCCCGTGAAGAGGCGGTGGAAACCATGAGCTGGTCGGCACACGCCCTGCTGCAAGCGGCGCTCGCCGGCGCGACACCCCCACAGTCGTAG
- a CDS encoding LGFP repeat-containing protein, which translates to MASLGTSRTSAAVTLCRALSVSTPLALAATLCAGVPAHAGTTTAAVTSACGIQPYGLIGARWIELGGENSALGCPRTSEVDVYLNGVWAGRRQNLLRGQMVWSPRQGPKLVVSAWSIGGYAYVDWRTTAPRSYDRFLVRWTSAADRAGTQRDIGGGTSGRMRVRVMTTSGYRFIVEGCDNGTFSSSCKQGWTLSVTA; encoded by the coding sequence ATGGCAAGTCTTGGCACCAGCCGTACCTCCGCGGCAGTGACCTTATGCCGCGCGCTGTCGGTCAGCACCCCGCTCGCCCTGGCCGCAACGCTGTGCGCCGGGGTCCCCGCCCATGCCGGCACCACCACGGCGGCCGTGACGAGCGCCTGCGGCATTCAGCCCTACGGCCTGATCGGCGCGCGGTGGATCGAACTCGGCGGCGAGAACAGCGCGCTGGGCTGCCCGCGCACCTCCGAGGTGGACGTCTACCTCAACGGCGTCTGGGCCGGACGAAGGCAGAACTTGCTTCGCGGGCAGATGGTCTGGTCACCCCGGCAAGGGCCCAAGCTGGTGGTGTCGGCCTGGTCGATCGGCGGATACGCCTACGTCGACTGGCGCACGACCGCGCCCCGCTCCTACGACCGCTTCCTCGTCCGCTGGACCAGCGCCGCGGACAGAGCCGGAACGCAGCGAGACATAGGCGGAGGCACCAGCGGCCGGATGCGGGTCCGCGTGATGACCACCAGCGGCTACCGGTTCATCGTCGAAGGCTGCGACAACGGAACCTTCAGCTCCAGCTGCAAGCAGGGCTGGACCCTTTCGGTGACCGCCTGA
- a CDS encoding mechanosensitive ion channel family protein: protein MNIGQGIQDAWRQIATFVPRLVAFLVILFIGWIVAKLLEKIVDKILERVGFDRAVERSGVQRWLERSKYDASSLLARIVFYAIILVTLQIAFSVFGPNPISALLTAVVAWLPMALVAIVIIVVAGAIARGVRDILNGALGGLSYGRWVATAAAVFIWALGIIAALNQIGVATTVTTPVLITVLATIGAIAAIGIGGGLVRPMQQRWERWLGRIEEEAPQARAHAEAYQRGRQDAAAMTEETAPIRTTPGAPSRPDMPPTSGPPRTEPPTSGPPRSDMPPG, encoded by the coding sequence ATCAACATAGGCCAGGGCATCCAAGACGCCTGGCGGCAAATAGCGACGTTCGTTCCGAGGCTGGTCGCGTTCCTGGTGATTCTCTTCATCGGGTGGATCGTGGCCAAGCTTCTGGAGAAGATCGTCGACAAGATCCTGGAACGGGTGGGGTTCGACCGGGCGGTGGAGCGCAGCGGCGTACAACGCTGGCTGGAGCGGAGCAAGTACGACGCCAGCAGCCTGCTGGCGAGAATCGTCTTCTACGCGATCATCCTGGTCACCCTGCAGATAGCGTTCAGCGTGTTCGGCCCGAACCCGATCTCGGCGCTGCTGACCGCCGTGGTGGCCTGGCTGCCTATGGCCCTGGTCGCCATCGTGATCATCGTAGTGGCCGGCGCCATCGCCAGGGGCGTCAGGGACATCCTGAACGGGGCGCTCGGCGGGCTGTCGTACGGCCGCTGGGTGGCCACCGCCGCGGCGGTGTTCATCTGGGCGCTGGGCATCATCGCGGCGCTCAACCAGATCGGCGTGGCTACCACGGTCACGACTCCGGTGCTGATCACCGTACTCGCCACCATAGGGGCCATCGCGGCCATCGGCATCGGCGGCGGGCTCGTCCGGCCGATGCAGCAGCGCTGGGAGCGCTGGCTGGGCCGGATCGAGGAGGAGGCGCCGCAGGCCAGGGCGCACGCGGAGGCGTACCAGCGTGGGCGCCAGGACGCCGCGGCGATGACCGAGGAGACGGCGCCCATCCGCACCACTCCGGGGGCTCCGTCCCGGCCGGACATGCCGCCGACCTCGGGCCCGCCCCGCACGGAGCCGCCGACCTCGGGCCCGCCCCGCTCCGACATGCCTCCCGGCTGA